A region of Ignavibacteriota bacterium DNA encodes the following proteins:
- the dprA gene encoding DNA-processing protein DprA, translating into MLPKKWSLHDIVALTLMKGVTSVRIKDIVDKFDSYEAFINSDYSVKILKLQGDLFNISSTYTNQAQDCVGNCEKNNINIITYWDSSYPDLLKEINYPPTILYVRGTLQKPDSICIAIVGTRNSTVYGKLAAERFAEYFAANDIIVVSGLAHGIDTFSHNATLRAQGTTYAVLASGLDTISPSIARKNAERIVDGGGTLISEYRCGYLANLGSFPQRNRIISGISRAVLVVESGIKGGSLITARLAANESREVFAVPGNITSEKSEGTNMLIRTNTASLASSPSQILEDLGLSRLDLVKKGSFQRELTFNHPNEEKIYNTISYEPVHIDKIFDETGIEISEGLVRLLELEFRGIIRQLPGKYYVKP; encoded by the coding sequence ATGCTTCCAAAAAAATGGAGTTTACACGATATAGTTGCACTTACATTAATGAAAGGTGTTACATCTGTCCGCATTAAAGACATTGTGGATAAGTTTGACTCTTATGAAGCATTTATTAATTCGGATTATTCTGTCAAAATATTAAAATTGCAGGGAGATTTGTTCAATATATCATCAACCTATACTAATCAAGCTCAAGATTGTGTAGGAAATTGTGAAAAAAACAATATCAATATAATAACTTATTGGGATAGCAGTTATCCGGATTTGCTTAAGGAAATAAATTATCCTCCGACAATTTTATACGTGAGGGGAACACTCCAAAAACCTGATTCAATTTGTATAGCAATAGTTGGAACCAGAAATTCAACAGTTTATGGAAAACTTGCTGCAGAGAGATTTGCTGAGTATTTTGCTGCGAATGATATCATTGTCGTCAGTGGTTTGGCTCACGGAATTGATACTTTCTCTCATAACGCCACATTAAGAGCTCAGGGCACTACCTATGCGGTGTTAGCATCAGGGCTGGACACAATTTCTCCTAGTATAGCAAGAAAAAATGCTGAAAGAATTGTAGATGGCGGCGGAACATTGATTAGTGAATATCGTTGCGGATATCTTGCAAATCTTGGCTCCTTTCCCCAAAGGAACAGAATTATTTCAGGTATTTCAAGAGCTGTACTTGTTGTGGAAAGTGGGATTAAAGGTGGTTCTCTAATTACTGCAAGATTAGCTGCTAATGAATCACGTGAAGTCTTTGCAGTTCCTGGGAATATTACCTCAGAGAAAAGCGAAGGAACAAATATGCTGATACGCACGAATACAGCATCCCTTGCATCATCACCATCACAAATTCTTGAAGATTTGGGGCTTTCCAGACTCGATTTGGTTAAAAAGGGCTCATTCCAAAGAGAGCTAACATTTAATCATCCAAATGAAGAAAAAATTTACAATACAATTAGCTATGAACCGGTGCATATAGACAAAATTTTCGACGAAACAGGAATTGAAATTTCAGAGGGATTAGTACGATTGCTGGAGCTTGAGTTTAGAGGAATTATAAGGCAATTGCCCGGTAAATATTATGTCAAACCTTAA
- the ptsP gene encoding phosphoenolpyruvate--protein phosphotransferase yields MLSETTISNKQYYSTGSGINTQGFLKGIPSAVGIAIGKSFIIEPEPYISGNTFIEADKIQSEIERFAKALKHLNTEFDEVISHSKTLPQSAQTIIETYLYLINDEFINENIRERIKTGLDTESAVINEYDYQGSFLRNSKDDLLRERVNDLENVKRRFISTLRHENPEYHLASGKILVAQNISPTDLVKYKEVGVIGIITEMGGIASHVSILARSFEMPAIIGVKDATKVLTDGLDLIIDGFTGLIIYNPDNLLSRRYEQRISEIEEHKTILGKLVKVKTETSDKRRIHLLSNIDRLEDVKNALIAGAEGVGLVRTESLLSNSGKIPDEDSQYSWYNELAERMYPNIVTIRCFDIGSDKYSAGIPLVENNPSLGLRGVRFLLYSRDIFKSQIKAILRASVNKNVRIMIPMISDLSELLTSKSLIADCMLELDKSGIKYDSKIPVGIMIETPSAVLTSDILAVECDFFSIGTNDLTQYTLAADRTNDLVTDIYDSFHPSVLKMIKITIENATKAGIVVGICGELAGHSGATRLLMGLGITELSVPSSMLLELKNRILKINFEEAVQMTEKLLTLNSSHDILKILESESN; encoded by the coding sequence GTGCTATCCGAAACAACAATATCGAACAAACAGTATTATTCTACCGGCTCGGGAATTAATACGCAAGGTTTCCTTAAAGGGATACCTTCAGCTGTCGGTATAGCTATAGGTAAATCATTTATTATAGAGCCGGAGCCATATATTTCAGGTAATACTTTTATTGAAGCCGATAAAATCCAGTCAGAAATTGAAAGATTTGCAAAAGCACTTAAGCACCTTAACACAGAATTTGATGAGGTCATAAGCCATTCTAAAACTCTGCCTCAATCTGCACAAACAATCATTGAAACTTATCTATACCTGATTAATGATGAATTTATCAATGAAAATATTCGTGAAAGAATCAAAACAGGCTTAGATACAGAAAGCGCTGTAATTAATGAGTACGATTACCAGGGAAGTTTTTTGCGTAATTCCAAAGATGATTTGCTACGTGAGCGGGTTAATGATCTCGAAAATGTCAAGCGTAGATTTATATCAACTTTACGTCACGAAAATCCTGAATATCATCTTGCTTCGGGGAAAATATTAGTTGCTCAGAATATCTCGCCTACAGATCTTGTGAAGTACAAAGAAGTAGGAGTTATTGGAATAATTACTGAAATGGGTGGGATTGCTTCGCACGTTTCAATTTTAGCTAGGTCTTTTGAAATGCCTGCAATCATCGGAGTCAAAGACGCTACTAAAGTTCTTACCGATGGTTTAGATTTGATAATTGACGGCTTTACCGGACTCATAATTTATAATCCCGACAATCTGCTCTCACGAAGATATGAGCAAAGAATCAGCGAAATTGAAGAGCACAAAACAATCTTAGGCAAGCTTGTTAAAGTTAAGACTGAGACTTCTGATAAAAGAAGAATTCATCTTTTGTCTAATATTGACAGACTGGAAGATGTCAAAAATGCACTGATTGCCGGTGCAGAAGGAGTAGGTTTGGTAAGAACTGAGTCTTTGCTTTCCAATTCCGGAAAAATTCCTGATGAAGATTCACAGTATTCATGGTATAATGAATTAGCAGAAAGAATGTATCCGAATATTGTGACCATAAGATGCTTTGACATCGGAAGTGATAAATATTCAGCCGGTATCCCTCTTGTAGAAAATAATCCTTCACTTGGTCTAAGAGGAGTCAGATTTTTGCTTTACAGCAGAGATATTTTCAAGTCTCAGATTAAAGCAATTCTAAGAGCTTCTGTTAATAAAAATGTCAGAATTATGATACCTATGATATCTGATTTATCAGAGTTACTGACATCAAAATCGTTAATAGCAGATTGTATGCTGGAACTTGATAAATCTGGAATAAAGTACGATAGTAAAATACCTGTAGGAATAATGATAGAAACTCCGTCTGCGGTTTTAACATCGGATATTTTAGCTGTAGAATGTGACTTCTTTTCAATTGGAACTAATGATCTGACTCAATATACACTCGCAGCTGACAGGACAAATGACCTCGTTACCGACATATACGACTCATTCCATCCGTCAGTGCTGAAAATGATAAAAATCACAATTGAGAATGCTACTAAAGCCGGAATAGTTGTAGGTATTTGTGGTGAATTAGCAGGACACTCAGGAGCTACAAGGTTGTTGATGGGGCTTGGTATAACAGAACTCAGCGTGCCATCCTCAATGCTACTTGAGTTGAAAAATCGAATTCTAAAAATAAATTTTGAAGAAGCTGTACAAATGACTGAGAAGTTGCTAACCCTCAATAGTTCTCATGATATTCTGAAAATACTGGAATCTGAATCAAACTAA
- a CDS encoding HPr family phosphocarrier protein — MPLLETEVTIKNRAGLHTRPAAGLVKMCSKFKSEIFLSRDGFEINAKSIIGVMTLAAEQGCSLQLRADGDDAEDAINSLREYFESGFGEPI; from the coding sequence ATGCCTTTATTAGAAACTGAAGTAACAATTAAAAACAGAGCAGGATTACATACAAGACCTGCAGCGGGTTTAGTCAAAATGTGCTCAAAATTTAAATCGGAAATATTTTTATCCAGAGATGGATTTGAAATCAACGCCAAAAGTATCATTGGTGTAATGACTCTTGCTGCAGAACAAGGATGTTCATTGCAACTCAGAGCCGATGGAGATGACGCCGAAGATGCAATCAATTCTTTAAGAGAATATTTTGAAAGTGGTTTTGGAGAGCCGATATAG